One part of the Tunicatimonas pelagia genome encodes these proteins:
- the ribH gene encoding 6,7-dimethyl-8-ribityllumazine synthase, giving the protein MATVNQNLSEHDDSHLPDISNRRFSIVTAEWNHEVTQPLLDGTIATLLKHGAKEENIRTKWVPGSFELSLGAQWEAARPKIDAVICLGCVIQGETPHFDYICQSVAQGMKDVMLKYDKPVIFGVLTTLDQQQALARAGGKHGNKGDEAAITAIKMLGFNE; this is encoded by the coding sequence ATGGCTACCGTTAACCAAAACTTGAGCGAGCACGACGACTCACATTTACCCGATATTTCTAATCGACGCTTTTCTATTGTTACCGCAGAATGGAACCACGAGGTGACTCAACCTCTGTTAGATGGAACCATTGCTACCTTACTGAAGCATGGGGCGAAAGAAGAAAATATTCGTACTAAGTGGGTGCCGGGCAGCTTTGAGCTATCATTAGGAGCGCAGTGGGAAGCGGCTCGCCCCAAAATAGATGCGGTAATCTGTTTGGGCTGCGTTATTCAGGGTGAAACGCCTCATTTTGACTACATTTGCCAGTCGGTAGCCCAAGGCATGAAAGACGTAATGCTTAAGTACGATAAGCCCGTTATTTTCGGAGTACTCACTACCTTAGATCAGCAACAAGCCTTGGCCCGGGCCGGAGGTAAACACGGTAACAAGGGAGATGAAGCAGCCATCACTGCCATCAAGATGCTGGGATTTAACGAGTAA
- a CDS encoding aspartate kinase codes for MKVLKFGGTSVGSPERMHRVAELVTQSAEPKIVVLSAVSGTTNTLVQIGKALQTQQTDEANRLITELRQHYNTFCQSLLSEGSAQQEGEAIIAAHFESLSNITSEPFGTDVEKEILAQGELLSTKLFTAYLKSQDTPVILLPALEFMRIDANQEPNEDFIREKLMRLLSQHPNTKLFVTQGYICLNSQNRIDNLQRGGSDYTASLIGAVVGAKEIQIWTDIDGMHNNDPRIADRTFRIDNLSFNEAAELAYFGAKILHPFTVRPAQRANIPVRLLNTMDAQAPGTLISDQQQDRPITAVAAKDGITAIKIKSSRMLLAYGFLRKVFEIFEKYQTPIDLITTSEVGISLTIDNQQYLADIQQELRAFGEVEVDSNHTIVCVVGNMPFQKVGVLKKIVDAIDDIPIRMLSYGGSKFNISLLIDSQFKNETLNRLNEHIFTFPNE; via the coding sequence ATGAAAGTCTTAAAATTTGGCGGTACGTCGGTAGGTTCACCGGAACGGATGCACCGGGTCGCCGAATTAGTAACCCAGTCAGCCGAACCCAAAATTGTAGTATTATCAGCCGTATCGGGTACGACTAATACTTTGGTACAGATTGGAAAGGCTCTCCAAACGCAGCAAACAGATGAAGCTAACCGTTTGATTACGGAACTAAGACAACACTACAATACATTTTGCCAAAGCTTATTAAGCGAAGGTAGTGCTCAGCAAGAGGGCGAGGCCATTATTGCGGCTCACTTCGAAAGTTTAAGTAACATAACTTCAGAGCCGTTTGGCACTGATGTAGAAAAGGAAATACTGGCTCAGGGTGAATTACTTTCTACCAAACTATTCACGGCTTACCTAAAATCTCAGGATACTCCGGTGATACTGCTTCCCGCACTGGAATTCATGCGAATTGATGCTAATCAGGAACCCAACGAAGATTTCATTCGCGAAAAACTGATGCGGTTGCTCAGTCAACACCCAAATACTAAACTATTTGTTACACAAGGCTATATCTGCTTGAACAGCCAAAACCGGATTGATAACCTACAGCGGGGAGGAAGTGATTACACCGCTTCGCTAATTGGGGCTGTAGTAGGAGCGAAAGAAATCCAAATCTGGACCGATATTGACGGGATGCACAATAACGACCCACGAATTGCGGACAGAACCTTCCGGATAGATAATCTTTCTTTTAACGAAGCGGCTGAGCTAGCGTATTTTGGGGCGAAAATTCTGCATCCCTTCACGGTTCGTCCGGCCCAGCGGGCTAATATTCCGGTACGTTTGCTAAACACAATGGACGCCCAGGCTCCCGGCACATTGATCTCTGACCAGCAACAGGACCGACCTATTACGGCCGTAGCTGCTAAAGATGGTATTACTGCGATTAAAATTAAGTCGTCGAGAATGTTGCTCGCTTATGGTTTTTTACGGAAGGTGTTTGAAATTTTTGAGAAGTATCAAACTCCCATCGATCTGATTACCACCTCCGAAGTAGGTATTTCACTTACCATCGACAATCAGCAGTATCTGGCGGATATTCAGCAAGAGCTGAGAGCGTTTGGTGAGGTAGAAGTAGATAGCAACCACACGATTGTTTGCGTGGTAGGTAATATGCCGTTTCAGAAGGTAGGGGTGCTGAAAAAAATTGTAGATGCTATTGATGATATTCCCATACGGATGCTTTCCTACGGAGGGAGCAAGTTTAACATCTCGTTACTGATTGATAGCCAATTTAAGAATGAAACACTCAATCGGCTAAACGAGCATATTTTTACTTTTCCTAACGAATAA
- a CDS encoding DUF721 domain-containing protein, protein MPKFTDPNQRGRTAEVSTVGEALHQLLDTYQLKAKYEQTQLIQSWERLMGHPIARRTDKIYVSNRVLYVKLSSAPLKQELNMSRSKILALFLQEFGEAIVEDVVFL, encoded by the coding sequence ATGCCCAAATTTACTGACCCTAATCAGCGGGGACGTACTGCCGAAGTATCTACTGTGGGGGAAGCCTTACATCAGCTACTGGATACCTACCAATTAAAAGCTAAATACGAACAAACCCAACTCATCCAGTCGTGGGAGCGGTTAATGGGCCATCCAATTGCTCGTCGTACCGATAAAATTTACGTGAGTAATCGTGTGCTTTACGTTAAACTTAGCTCGGCTCCCCTGAAGCAAGAGCTTAATATGTCTCGCTCTAAAATTCTGGCTCTATTTCTTCAAGAGTTTGGCGAAGCCATTGTAGAGGATGTTGTCTTCCTATAA
- a CDS encoding outer membrane beta-barrel protein, giving the protein MKNASLKLNLLLVLAFVCISIASHAQDETEPKTLFNNSVSLSKLGFYVNPTYQIGSIDEATAHIFGVRGGVVLNPNWTVGGGYHWTVNNIDPASEPINNLYLDMRMGGAFVEYTVWSNQLFHLTFPLMIGVGEVEMDRETSNDTNPFGEENFFFVEPSAQLEVNLMKNIRFHTGIAYRIVGNMDYRMLDQSDISGLTGVAGLKIGLFR; this is encoded by the coding sequence ATGAAAAATGCATCTTTAAAATTAAATTTATTATTAGTATTAGCCTTTGTATGTATATCTATTGCTAGCCACGCACAAGACGAAACCGAACCTAAAACATTATTTAATAACTCTGTTTCACTATCAAAATTAGGATTCTACGTAAATCCCACTTACCAAATTGGTAGCATTGATGAAGCTACTGCCCATATCTTTGGGGTACGTGGTGGAGTAGTGCTCAATCCAAACTGGACGGTAGGTGGTGGCTATCACTGGACAGTTAACAATATTGATCCGGCTAGTGAACCTATTAACAATCTTTACCTGGATATGCGAATGGGCGGAGCATTTGTAGAGTATACGGTTTGGTCAAACCAGTTATTTCACCTTACTTTTCCACTGATGATTGGTGTAGGTGAGGTAGAAATGGATCGGGAGACTAGCAATGATACCAATCCGTTTGGGGAAGAAAACTTCTTCTTTGTAGAGCCATCCGCTCAACTTGAAGTAAACCTTATGAAGAATATACGCTTTCATACGGGTATAGCGTACCGTATTGTAGGCAACATGGATTACCGAATGCTAGATCAGTCTGATATTAGCGGCCTGACGGGAGTAGCTGGTCTAAAGATTGGGCTGTTCCGATAG
- a CDS encoding nucleoside hydrolase-like domain-containing protein, with the protein MRKITRYNLIAFLVIFGGLMTKASAQPTRLIVTTDIGQDPDDQQSLVRLLHYANEFDIVGIIANADANNDYELPIIKDSIIHQLIDDYAKIEDNLRLHNKSYPSATHLHSVVKKGCAGNSVSAPVLSYIGQGKDTEGSDWILEKVLENNGPTAISVWGGGADLAQALWKARATLPEEKLATFVERMVVYFINKQDSSCDWIIEEFPKLTVILGFSTSGDKWASAYRGMFLGGDLSLTSRAWLNEHILGKNPLANQYPTEAYTGGKSRNPNNALKEGDTPAWLYFLRNGLNHPTYPSWGGWGGRYQETRSGFYTDAEDTYLDRVTEEAKTLPIVTVFRWRPAFQHDFAARVQWATTNYENANHPPIPVIEGQSDDYILQKTIAAGEVTHLDATSSYDPDGDGLSYQWYFYEEAGTVENPSSFIQGATSEPVITLRIPQANLSSKTAHLLLELTDNGSPSLVGYRRVVLTIE; encoded by the coding sequence ATGCGGAAAATTACTAGGTACAACCTCATTGCCTTTCTGGTTATTTTCGGAGGGTTAATGACTAAGGCTTCTGCACAACCCACCCGCCTGATTGTTACCACCGATATTGGGCAAGACCCCGACGATCAGCAGTCGCTCGTTCGTCTCCTTCACTATGCAAATGAATTTGATATTGTGGGAATAATTGCCAATGCTGATGCCAATAACGACTACGAATTACCAATTATAAAAGATAGTATTATCCATCAACTGATTGATGATTACGCAAAAATCGAGGATAACCTACGCTTACACAACAAGAGCTACCCATCGGCTACTCATTTGCATTCGGTAGTGAAAAAGGGGTGTGCGGGCAACAGCGTTTCAGCTCCGGTGTTATCGTATATTGGCCAAGGAAAAGACACCGAAGGGTCTGATTGGATACTAGAGAAGGTTCTTGAGAACAATGGGCCTACCGCCATTAGTGTTTGGGGGGGTGGGGCTGATCTGGCTCAAGCCCTCTGGAAAGCTCGAGCCACTTTGCCGGAAGAAAAATTAGCCACTTTCGTTGAGCGAATGGTGGTTTACTTCATCAACAAGCAAGATTCTTCCTGTGATTGGATCATTGAAGAGTTTCCGAAACTCACCGTTATCTTAGGGTTTTCTACTTCGGGTGATAAATGGGCTTCGGCCTACCGAGGCATGTTTTTAGGTGGTGATTTGTCATTAACATCGCGCGCTTGGCTCAACGAGCACATACTGGGGAAAAATCCGCTCGCTAATCAGTACCCAACCGAAGCTTATACCGGAGGCAAGAGCAGAAACCCTAATAACGCACTGAAGGAAGGCGATACCCCAGCATGGCTTTACTTTCTTCGGAACGGATTAAATCACCCAACCTATCCCTCGTGGGGTGGTTGGGGCGGGCGATACCAAGAGACCCGTTCTGGCTTTTACACTGATGCGGAAGATACCTATCTTGATAGAGTCACCGAAGAGGCTAAGACATTGCCTATTGTAACAGTCTTCCGATGGCGCCCCGCTTTCCAGCATGATTTCGCTGCTCGAGTACAGTGGGCCACTACCAACTACGAAAATGCCAATCACCCTCCTATTCCGGTGATTGAAGGGCAGTCTGATGATTATATTCTTCAAAAAACTATAGCAGCAGGAGAGGTGACTCATCTCGATGCAACCTCCTCGTACGATCCAGATGGTGATGGCCTATCGTACCAGTGGTATTTTTACGAAGAGGCGGGCACTGTAGAAAATCCCAGCTCCTTTATTCAGGGTGCTACCAGTGAGCCAGTTATTACTCTTCGTATTCCCCAAGCAAATCTGAGTAGCAAAACAGCACACTTATTGTTAGAACTCACCGATAATGGCTCCCCAAGTTTAGTAGGCTACCGAAGAGTTGTACTCACTATTGAATAG
- a CDS encoding tetratricopeptide repeat protein, whose translation MRAFFLFSVIAFTVTLPSFAQPEIEEADSLRKLLSTQVSNSDRVEVLYRLMYAYTASPQRDSIQYYANALLKHIHIHGAETLPYQSITQGFLALSQQHYDTALMIFQQADLYFAENKNHWLQFSLYDGLGSAYEAIEDWGKAGQSYERSIQPAQYQGDSTCVAYFCFNTARMYAEQEQSASAADLFLRALTIETERENFPKVAKINYAIGTLFSAQVRWKEAEKYFLEALEMAERIQYYEIVGASLNILAVQNKQQQNYQKAEEYYQRALRIAQQIGNPNFVAIAWNNLGSLSIAEGDLEKAKIYLQRSLALADSANVMQRITLGPLLNLGDVAFQQRHYAQARLYYGKTLALAKTIDRKESMIEASQKLTELYEVQGDFEQALAMQQQYTALKDSLQSETSQQHLNQLEVKYQTLQKTQEIAQLTEAAKIKNLQTSRQAALIAILLLSLGMVGGMLFWQRRQARLKQQFAILQARQNERDAISRKIAMDFHDELSNELTSIAFMARHLNTYASSSVGELTQKIEKIANNLHQGTRDFIWLLDPNHMYLDQVYTHLIDVGSEWFLYADAQFSADTPTTGMKQSLPSGWGRHIFLIFKEALQNIRQHAQAEHVQLQATLEGNQVQIVLTDDGKGFTNPSRKSGLNHMQRRANKIEADLTICSQPNQGTTITLLCTIQPSIITNEL comes from the coding sequence ATGCGCGCATTCTTTCTTTTCAGTGTCATTGCCTTCACTGTTACGCTCCCCTCTTTTGCCCAGCCAGAAATCGAAGAAGCTGATAGCCTGCGTAAGCTCTTATCAACCCAAGTATCCAACTCAGATCGGGTGGAAGTACTATATCGTTTGATGTACGCATATACTGCTTCTCCTCAGCGAGATAGTATACAGTATTATGCGAATGCATTACTAAAGCATATCCATATACACGGTGCGGAAACATTACCCTACCAATCTATAACGCAGGGATTTCTAGCCCTCAGTCAGCAGCACTACGATACCGCACTCATGATTTTTCAACAAGCTGATCTGTACTTCGCGGAGAATAAAAATCACTGGCTTCAATTCAGCTTATACGACGGACTGGGAAGTGCGTACGAAGCGATTGAAGACTGGGGAAAAGCCGGGCAAAGTTACGAGCGGAGTATACAACCAGCTCAATACCAGGGAGATTCTACCTGCGTCGCTTACTTTTGTTTTAATACGGCTCGTATGTACGCCGAACAAGAGCAGTCTGCCTCAGCGGCTGATCTTTTCTTACGAGCACTAACCATTGAAACTGAACGAGAAAATTTTCCAAAAGTAGCAAAGATCAACTATGCGATTGGGACATTATTCAGTGCTCAGGTACGTTGGAAAGAAGCCGAAAAGTACTTTTTGGAAGCACTAGAAATGGCCGAACGTATACAATACTACGAAATCGTTGGAGCGTCGCTCAATATATTAGCAGTTCAGAATAAACAACAGCAGAACTACCAAAAGGCAGAAGAGTACTATCAGCGAGCTTTACGAATCGCGCAGCAGATTGGCAACCCAAATTTTGTAGCGATTGCTTGGAATAACCTAGGATCTTTGTCTATTGCTGAGGGAGATTTAGAGAAAGCAAAAATTTATCTGCAAAGATCGTTGGCGTTAGCTGACTCTGCTAATGTAATGCAACGAATTACCCTCGGACCGTTATTGAATTTGGGCGATGTAGCGTTTCAACAGCGACACTACGCTCAAGCGCGGTTGTACTACGGCAAGACTTTGGCACTGGCTAAGACGATTGATCGGAAGGAGAGTATGATTGAAGCTAGCCAAAAGCTTACGGAATTGTACGAAGTTCAGGGAGATTTTGAGCAGGCATTAGCAATGCAACAGCAGTATACAGCTCTGAAAGATAGCCTGCAAAGTGAAACCAGCCAGCAGCATCTAAACCAACTGGAGGTAAAATACCAAACGCTGCAAAAGACCCAAGAAATAGCTCAACTGACTGAGGCAGCCAAAATCAAGAATTTACAGACAAGTCGGCAAGCGGCATTAATTGCCATCCTTCTTCTTTCTTTAGGGATGGTGGGTGGCATGCTGTTTTGGCAGCGCCGACAAGCTAGACTTAAGCAGCAGTTTGCCATTTTGCAAGCTCGGCAAAATGAGCGGGACGCTATAAGCCGAAAAATTGCGATGGACTTTCATGATGAGCTAAGCAATGAGTTGACGTCCATTGCTTTTATGGCTCGACATTTAAATACGTATGCTTCGTCATCGGTTGGCGAACTCACCCAAAAGATAGAGAAAATTGCTAACAACCTGCATCAGGGCACCCGCGACTTTATCTGGCTGCTCGATCCTAACCATATGTACTTAGATCAGGTGTACACGCATTTGATTGATGTAGGCTCAGAGTGGTTTCTCTACGCAGATGCTCAATTTAGTGCTGATACTCCTACTACGGGAATGAAACAATCATTGCCCTCAGGCTGGGGACGACATATCTTTTTGATTTTTAAAGAAGCGTTACAAAACATCCGACAGCACGCCCAAGCTGAGCATGTACAACTACAGGCCACCCTAGAAGGTAATCAGGTGCAGATCGTACTTACAGATGACGGAAAAGGGTTTACTAATCCGTCTCGTAAAAGTGGTTTAAATCATATGCAGCGACGTGCTAATAAAATAGAGGCTGATTTAACAATTTGCTCTCAACCTAATCAAGGCACTACTATCACTCTTTTATGTACTATTCAACCCTCAATTATTACTAATGAGCTTTAA
- a CDS encoding response regulator transcription factor: protein MSFKKTKVILVEDHVDTCDHYRRVINRSPTLHVVRTYTHGESALKELDDVRPDVILMDLSLPGISGITCTRLIRQQLPQAVVVIITVHHQPEQVFQALEAGAVGYIVKTTDDQQIIRAISEALQGGAPLSGPIARMIVTSFRKNQDTPLTDREAEVLQKLAEGKTAPRIAEELHIHKETVRTHVRHIYDKLHARSKAEAIQKARHERLL from the coding sequence ATGAGCTTTAAAAAAACTAAAGTTATCTTGGTAGAAGACCACGTTGACACATGTGATCACTATCGTCGCGTTATTAACCGCTCTCCGACCTTACACGTAGTGCGTACCTACACGCATGGTGAAAGTGCCCTTAAAGAACTAGACGATGTGCGTCCCGATGTAATTCTCATGGATTTATCTCTTCCGGGTATATCAGGTATCACATGCACCAGATTAATACGACAGCAGCTTCCGCAGGCAGTAGTAGTTATAATAACAGTACACCACCAACCCGAGCAAGTATTTCAGGCTTTAGAAGCCGGAGCAGTGGGATATATTGTTAAAACCACTGACGATCAGCAAATTATCCGAGCTATTAGTGAGGCTTTGCAAGGAGGGGCGCCATTAAGTGGACCAATTGCCAGAATGATAGTAACCTCTTTTCGAAAAAACCAAGATACCCCGCTCACCGACCGTGAGGCCGAAGTATTACAAAAGTTGGCCGAAGGAAAAACCGCACCTCGCATTGCCGAAGAGCTTCATATCCATAAGGAAACTGTACGTACGCATGTTCGCCATATCTATGATAAGTTACACGCCCGCAGCAAGGCAGAGGCCATTCAGAAGGCGCGGCATGAGCGCTTGCTCTGA
- a CDS encoding IPT/TIG domain-containing protein: MKRTYRNLSYIGAYITLILFSLIGCSDDDSDSPAPGPPSPTIQTLLPDSGQVGSLIRIVGSSFGQDAAKVQVTFNTQVAAIESVSDTLVEVKVPEGAQTGKVRLTVNQDTVYSGQDFRVLISSGATSVSVMAFSPAAGVAGDTLTITGAGFSESPDNVEVKIGEVVAQVIATSATELKVIVPEEAQTGKISVKVGEQAGRSDNDFEVVTVVRITSLSPGSGSVGDTLTITGEGFSTEKDENEVKLGEVIMTIVAASSTELKVIVPKEAKMGKVTVKVGEKEASSEEEFEIVVPVALRITLVSSTDLVEGDTLVIEGEGFGEVLTEIQVKIGDESVEVVEVNETKLSIIIPQGIIGGKVSIEVGDQTVSSEESITVREPSLIITRLDPANGHEGVTVVITGEGFDGDDDKNEVKFNGVKATVTKATPTEITVTVPPGTYTGKVTVTVRGETGTSAEDFKIDWVKKADFPFTGGRYSQHRAFSIDEKGYAIDMRQHKLYRYDPVANNWSEKAEMPNPDNPAYDRRDAVVMVISNKAYAGSGWNINSTTFSDWWEYDPATDKWTRKADCPFNRGVGFAVNGKGYVQRTRTNEVYEYDPVADTWTQKQDFGGEGFWGHSSGFTVQDKGYLVAGNGGSEMWQYDPSGDTWAQKTDFPGKGRSNPTSFVINDKAYVGVGGHGDLWKYDPQTDTWKEQPALPVDANRRNALSFVINSRAYVGNGARPSGINSFYIFSDLWEFTP, translated from the coding sequence ATGAAAAGAACGTACCGTAATTTATCGTATATAGGAGCATATATCACTTTAATATTATTCAGCCTCATTGGTTGTAGTGACGATGACAGTGATTCGCCAGCACCCGGCCCTCCCTCTCCCACCATCCAAACCCTGCTACCCGACAGTGGTCAGGTAGGCAGTCTCATCAGAATTGTAGGTAGCAGCTTTGGACAGGATGCCGCTAAAGTACAAGTCACCTTCAATACTCAAGTAGCTGCTATTGAATCGGTGAGTGATACTTTAGTAGAAGTGAAGGTGCCCGAAGGAGCCCAAACGGGGAAAGTACGGCTCACTGTTAACCAAGATACAGTATATTCCGGCCAAGACTTTCGTGTGCTCATAAGTTCCGGTGCCACTTCGGTCAGCGTGATGGCATTCTCCCCCGCGGCTGGGGTAGCAGGAGACACACTTACCATTACTGGAGCTGGCTTTAGCGAGTCGCCAGATAATGTTGAAGTAAAAATAGGCGAAGTAGTAGCGCAGGTCATCGCCACTTCTGCTACTGAGCTAAAGGTAATCGTGCCGGAAGAAGCCCAGACAGGTAAGATTTCGGTAAAAGTAGGAGAGCAAGCAGGTCGTTCAGACAACGACTTTGAAGTGGTAACGGTAGTACGAATTACATCATTATCTCCCGGTTCCGGCTCCGTAGGTGATACACTAACGATCACGGGGGAGGGTTTTTCTACGGAGAAGGACGAGAACGAAGTGAAGTTAGGAGAGGTAATTATGACAATAGTAGCAGCCTCCTCGACTGAGTTAAAGGTGATTGTTCCGAAAGAAGCCAAGATGGGTAAGGTGACTGTAAAAGTCGGCGAAAAAGAGGCAAGTTCAGAAGAAGAATTTGAGATTGTTGTACCTGTTGCATTACGGATTACTTTAGTCTCGAGTACTGATTTAGTGGAAGGGGATACCTTAGTGATAGAAGGGGAAGGCTTTGGCGAAGTATTAACCGAGATTCAGGTCAAGATTGGGGATGAGTCGGTGGAAGTGGTCGAGGTGAATGAGACCAAGCTTAGCATTATTATTCCCCAGGGAATAATCGGTGGCAAGGTAAGTATTGAAGTGGGTGATCAGACGGTCAGTAGTGAAGAAAGTATCACCGTGCGTGAACCTTCGCTCATCATCACCAGGCTTGATCCCGCCAATGGTCATGAGGGGGTTACGGTTGTTATTACCGGCGAGGGCTTTGATGGCGATGACGATAAGAACGAGGTAAAGTTCAATGGGGTAAAGGCTACGGTTACGAAGGCAACACCGACTGAAATCACCGTAACAGTACCTCCCGGTACCTACACCGGGAAAGTGACAGTGACCGTCCGAGGGGAAACGGGTACCTCGGCAGAGGACTTTAAGATTGATTGGGTGAAAAAAGCAGACTTTCCTTTTACTGGGGGGCGCTATAGTCAGCACCGGGCTTTTTCTATTGACGAGAAAGGCTACGCTATAGATATGCGTCAACATAAGCTATACCGATATGATCCGGTAGCGAACAACTGGAGTGAAAAAGCTGAGATGCCCAATCCAGACAACCCCGCGTATGATCGTCGAGATGCGGTAGTGATGGTGATTAGTAATAAAGCCTACGCTGGGTCAGGCTGGAACATTAACTCAACCACTTTCTCTGACTGGTGGGAGTATGATCCAGCCACGGATAAGTGGACGCGAAAAGCGGACTGTCCTTTTAATCGAGGAGTAGGTTTTGCTGTCAATGGCAAAGGGTACGTGCAGCGCACCAGAACCAATGAGGTTTACGAATACGATCCAGTAGCGGATACCTGGACCCAAAAGCAAGACTTTGGTGGGGAAGGGTTCTGGGGGCACTCATCAGGATTTACTGTACAGGATAAGGGATACCTAGTAGCGGGTAACGGAGGATCAGAGATGTGGCAATACGATCCATCCGGTGATACTTGGGCTCAAAAGACAGACTTTCCAGGTAAAGGGAGAAGTAATCCAACCAGTTTTGTGATTAATGACAAAGCCTATGTTGGGGTTGGGGGGCACGGTGACCTGTGGAAGTACGATCCCCAGACTGATACTTGGAAAGAGCAACCTGCATTGCCAGTAGATGCGAATAGAAGAAACGCACTCAGCTTTGTAATTAACAGTAGAGCGTACGTAGGCAACGGAGCACGTCCATCAGGAATCAATTCGTTCTATATATTCAGCGACCTTTGGGAGTTCACGCCTTGA